One Campylobacter pinnipediorum subsp. caledonicus genomic window carries:
- a CDS encoding aspartate ammonia-lyase translates to MATRKEHDFIGELEIDDSVYYGVQTFRALENFVISGKTLKEYPFFIKAFAQIKKAAALSNKEVGVLEADKADFLAKACDKIINGEFADQFVVDMIQGGAGTSTNMNLNEVITNIALELMGHKKGEYQYLHPNDHTNLGQSTNDTYPSSIKVAVYSKMTDLLDAMNLLKDELEKKAKEFKDIIKMGRTELEDAVPTTLGNTFNAFATYIKSDIEKITAARESMRYLNMGATAIGTGINCHPDYKNVIEKKLSEIVGVEFKKANDFIAATQDTADFVHVSGALKTAAVRLSKIANDLRLMNSGPRCGLGEINLPQMQPGSSIMPGKVNPVICEVVGEACYEVIGNDTTIMLCSERGEFELNAFEPGIAYALFNSLIILENAMKTMATKAIKHLTANPEACLKSVLGSVGIVTAFNPHIGYEKSASIAKEALKTGKPVGEICLERGYLTKEEIDKILEPKNMLNPSMTR, encoded by the coding sequence ATGGCTACTAGAAAAGAGCATGATTTTATAGGAGAACTTGAAATAGACGACAGTGTCTATTATGGTGTGCAAACATTTAGAGCACTTGAAAATTTTGTAATTAGTGGAAAAACACTAAAAGAATATCCATTTTTCATTAAAGCTTTTGCTCAAATAAAAAAAGCAGCTGCTTTATCAAACAAAGAAGTCGGAGTATTAGAAGCAGACAAAGCTGATTTTTTAGCGAAAGCTTGCGATAAGATAATAAATGGCGAGTTCGCAGATCAATTTGTAGTAGATATGATTCAAGGTGGTGCTGGAACATCAACAAATATGAACTTAAATGAAGTTATTACGAATATCGCGCTTGAACTTATGGGACATAAAAAAGGCGAATACCAATATCTACATCCAAACGACCATACAAATTTAGGTCAAAGCACAAATGACACATATCCTAGTTCTATAAAAGTTGCAGTTTATTCCAAAATGACTGATTTATTAGATGCTATGAACTTATTAAAAGATGAGCTTGAAAAGAAAGCAAAAGAGTTTAAAGATATAATAAAAATGGGAAGAACCGAGCTAGAAGATGCAGTTCCTACAACTCTTGGAAATACATTTAATGCATTTGCAACTTATATAAAAAGCGATATAGAAAAAATTACAGCAGCAAGAGAATCAATGAGATATCTAAATATGGGTGCTACTGCTATAGGAACTGGTATAAATTGCCATCCTGATTACAAAAATGTAATAGAAAAAAAATTAAGTGAGATAGTTGGTGTTGAGTTTAAAAAAGCTAATGATTTTATAGCTGCTACACAAGATACTGCTGATTTTGTTCATGTAAGTGGAGCTTTAAAAACAGCTGCCGTTAGACTAAGTAAAATAGCAAACGATTTGCGTTTAATGAACTCTGGACCAAGATGTGGATTAGGAGAGATAAATTTACCACAAATGCAACCGGGAAGTTCTATAATGCCTGGAAAGGTAAATCCTGTAATATGTGAAGTTGTAGGAGAAGCTTGCTACGAAGTAATAGGTAACGATACAACAATTATGCTTTGTTCTGAAAGAGGAGAATTTGAATTAAATGCTTTTGAACCAGGTATAGCATATGCCTTATTTAATTCACTAATTATATTAGAAAATGCTATGAAAACTATGGCAACAAAAGCTATAAAACATTTAACTGCAAATCCAGAAGCTTGTTTAAAATCAGTGCTTGGTTCTGTAGGTATAGTAACAGCATTTAATCCGCATATAGGATATGAAAAGTCAGCAAGTATTGCAAAAGAAGCTCTAAAAACTGGAAAACCAGTTGGAGAAATATGCCTAGAAAGAGGATATTTAACAAAAGAGGAAATAGATAAAATTTTAGAGCCAAAAAATATGCTAAATCCTAGCATGACAAGATAG